In a single window of the Olivibacter sp. SDN3 genome:
- a CDS encoding alpha-2-macroglobulin, giving the protein MKRTNYLIICLLSFLFICLSCNKKNKDNFNSDFSLFKDYIAEFSAGIISSSADIRIVFAFNKKEWTANQELDPKLFKIEPKIEGKVIALSQNTVVFKPKDRLKQDTEYRVSFNLGEVIDVPKDLAKFNFTIRTIQQDFVMLTNELQSYNEDWQYLHAILRTNDDLSAPLAAKIVHAEQDGKKLPLRFEPAKSGTEFRFIVDSIKRPAADSEIKLVWDGKPLGVDQKGDEAVEIAAKGNFRVLKVSKAGDNGQTMLVNFSDPIKKNQHFDGLAVLDSVENLTYSVDGNVLKIFSNNTIHGERVLEIFQGIENVYGNKLKKSYTKKILFEQTKPGVRMLKNGSLLPSSSNLKVNFEAANLKAVDVKVYKIYQDNVLQFLQDNDINGNYNLRKVALPIAKKKLELTHNKLYNNGKWNVFALDLAELVKPEPGAIYHLEFSYKKAYSIYPCGTKSDDEMALDEDIPLEDEQENLRGNSNADDYTYYDDYNWKERDDPCSNSYYYYDNKVHANILATDLGVIAKMGKNNTYFFAVNNIVTTEPVAGATVELYDYQQQQVGTGQTNGEGIVTFDDTKRGYFVIVKKDKQTTYVKLEEGLSLSLSNFDVSGTELQKGLKGYIYGERGVWRPGDTLFLSFMLNDQANRLPSTHPIKLRLTDPNGKLITQEVQKYQESNHYRFVIPTDAASPTGNWEAMVSVGGARFYKTVKIETIKPNRLKIKNKLAGKLITAGRPITDQIEVMWLHGAVAKQLKAEMQAKFYATKTTFKGYDNYVFDDPARKFSPEEVNIFSGNLNEEGKATIGIKPSLHTQAPGMLRASFITKVYESGGDFSTDIASATYAPYNTYIGLKLPDKNKYGMLETGKMNRYDIVSLDELGKPKATPNLEVKVYKVEWRWWWDASNDNLSNYSASSSKTPAEHFKISTGADGKTSVQFKVDENDWGRYFIQVTDLDGGHTTGETVLIDWPYWSAKTKNTDATNAHMLVFSADKTSYHVGDKMKVSFPSSEGGRALVSIENGSEVIDTRWVETTKGETQLEIPVTEGMAPNVYIHVSLLQPHASTLNDAPIRMYGIIPIEVLDTQTVLEPVLAMPDVLRPEQTVNIQVKEKKGRKMTYTLAIVDEGLLDLTRFKTPNAWDKFYSKEALGVRTWDVYNDVIGAYGGKINQVFSIGGDEDVGGGEAKNADRFKPVVIYLGPFSLPKNGNNNHKIKIPNYIGSVRTMVVAGDAEQSAYGKAEKATPVRAPLMVLASLPRKVSPSEKVTLPVTIFAMENHVKNAQVQVKTSGGIKVAGSTSQSVSFTQPDEKMLYFDLEIGNNTGVGKIEVLATAGNEKASYPVEIAITNPNPITNDYKELVLKANEEQTIAWETFGVNGTNQASLEVSSFPSINLNSRLNYLIQYPHGCLEQTISSVFPQLYLGEIVDLDKRRQQTIQQHVTEGINKLAHYQLTNGGFAYWPGQSAADDWSTSYAGHFLLEAAAKGYVLPSDFKNKWIAYQQRASKQWRIETHRGSDFAQAYRLYTLAVAGAPDLASMNRLRETVGISNEARLRLAAAYALAGQKKAGNDLLGQSSIDNTNSAYHAFYYGSRERNRAMVLETLILLGQSAKAFPLATQVARDLSSGNWMSTQTTAYSLYAMAKFAKVNGGEGINASYSYKGTQEQLKSEKAFADRKLDVKAGANSLVIKNNDKNSLYVRLLNSGVLPVGEEQVVQRNLQANLRFQDRKGNAIDITALPQGTEFVAEVTIKNQRLDRVENIALMQILPSGWEIVNTRYTDYGAFGQNKADYIDIRDDRTSFYFHLNGSEARTFKLLLNASYPGKYYLPGIQCEAMYDHSYLVRTKGQWISVVK; this is encoded by the coding sequence ATGAAAAGAACTAATTACCTAATAATTTGCCTCTTATCTTTTTTGTTTATATGCTTATCATGCAATAAGAAAAACAAGGATAACTTCAATTCCGATTTTTCGCTCTTTAAAGATTATATCGCTGAGTTTAGTGCAGGCATCATTTCTTCCAGTGCTGATATTCGTATAGTATTTGCCTTTAACAAGAAAGAATGGACCGCCAATCAAGAATTGGATCCAAAGTTATTTAAAATCGAACCAAAAATTGAAGGTAAGGTAATTGCATTGTCTCAAAATACGGTTGTTTTTAAACCAAAGGATCGTTTAAAACAGGATACCGAATATCGGGTTTCGTTTAATTTAGGTGAGGTGATCGATGTTCCGAAAGATCTCGCCAAGTTTAATTTCACAATAAGAACAATCCAACAAGATTTTGTAATGCTCACCAATGAATTACAGTCTTACAACGAGGATTGGCAGTACCTACATGCAATACTTCGAACGAACGATGATTTGAGTGCTCCCTTGGCGGCTAAAATTGTCCATGCAGAGCAAGACGGTAAAAAATTACCATTGCGTTTTGAACCGGCGAAATCAGGAACTGAATTCCGATTTATAGTTGACAGTATTAAGAGGCCAGCTGCTGATAGTGAGATAAAACTCGTTTGGGATGGTAAACCATTGGGTGTTGATCAAAAAGGGGATGAAGCCGTTGAAATCGCTGCAAAAGGTAATTTCAGGGTATTGAAGGTGAGTAAAGCCGGCGATAATGGGCAAACGATGTTGGTGAATTTTTCAGATCCAATAAAAAAGAATCAACATTTTGATGGTCTTGCCGTATTGGATTCAGTAGAGAACCTGACCTATAGTGTCGACGGGAATGTACTGAAGATTTTTTCGAACAATACCATTCATGGGGAACGGGTGTTGGAAATTTTTCAAGGCATAGAAAATGTATATGGAAATAAACTAAAAAAGAGCTATACCAAGAAAATTCTTTTTGAACAGACGAAACCGGGAGTACGGATGTTAAAAAACGGATCACTTTTACCAAGCTCAAGCAATCTTAAAGTGAATTTTGAAGCCGCCAACCTTAAAGCCGTCGACGTAAAGGTATACAAAATTTATCAAGACAATGTTTTACAGTTTTTACAGGATAATGATATCAATGGGAACTACAATTTGAGAAAAGTAGCCCTGCCTATTGCAAAGAAAAAATTGGAACTTACACATAATAAGCTCTATAATAATGGTAAATGGAATGTTTTTGCATTAGATTTAGCAGAGTTGGTTAAACCCGAACCGGGGGCAATCTATCACCTTGAGTTTAGTTATAAGAAGGCTTATTCGATCTATCCTTGCGGAACTAAATCGGATGATGAGATGGCGTTAGACGAGGATATACCCCTCGAAGATGAACAGGAGAATTTGCGTGGAAATAGTAATGCCGATGACTACACTTATTATGACGATTATAACTGGAAAGAACGGGACGACCCCTGTTCTAATTCCTATTATTATTATGATAATAAGGTGCATGCCAATATTTTAGCGACAGACCTCGGTGTGATCGCCAAAATGGGTAAAAATAATACCTACTTCTTTGCGGTCAACAATATCGTAACTACCGAACCTGTTGCGGGTGCAACCGTTGAGCTTTATGATTATCAGCAGCAACAGGTGGGCACCGGGCAGACAAATGGAGAGGGGATAGTCACTTTTGATGATACAAAGAGAGGATATTTTGTTATAGTAAAGAAAGATAAGCAGACTACTTATGTGAAGTTGGAAGAGGGACTTTCGCTTTCGCTCAGTAATTTTGACGTTTCGGGTACTGAACTTCAAAAAGGTCTCAAAGGATATATCTATGGCGAAAGAGGGGTATGGCGACCTGGCGATACGCTATTTCTATCATTTATGCTAAATGATCAGGCGAATAGGTTGCCATCTACGCACCCGATTAAATTAAGATTAACTGATCCGAATGGTAAACTCATCACGCAGGAGGTTCAAAAATATCAGGAATCGAATCATTATCGTTTTGTTATTCCCACCGATGCAGCATCTCCCACAGGGAATTGGGAAGCGATGGTGAGCGTTGGCGGTGCACGGTTTTATAAAACGGTGAAGATTGAGACGATTAAACCCAATCGTTTGAAAATCAAGAATAAATTGGCGGGTAAGTTGATAACGGCGGGCCGGCCTATCACCGACCAGATTGAGGTTATGTGGTTGCACGGAGCAGTAGCTAAGCAGCTGAAAGCAGAGATGCAAGCGAAATTCTATGCTACCAAGACCACATTTAAGGGGTATGATAACTATGTTTTTGATGATCCCGCGCGAAAGTTCAGCCCAGAAGAGGTGAATATTTTTTCAGGCAATTTAAACGAAGAGGGTAAGGCAACTATCGGCATAAAACCATCTTTACATACACAAGCGCCAGGCATGCTCAGGGCTTCTTTTATCACTAAAGTATATGAAAGCGGCGGCGATTTCAGTACGGATATAGCATCGGCTACCTATGCGCCCTATAACACTTATATAGGGCTAAAATTACCTGATAAAAACAAGTACGGAATGTTGGAAACAGGTAAAATGAACCGTTACGATATTGTATCGCTAGATGAGCTTGGGAAACCGAAAGCTACCCCAAATCTGGAAGTAAAAGTATATAAAGTGGAATGGCGTTGGTGGTGGGATGCGTCTAATGACAACTTATCCAATTATAGCGCTTCTTCCAGCAAAACTCCAGCAGAGCATTTTAAGATCAGCACCGGTGCGGATGGAAAAACAAGTGTTCAATTTAAAGTGGATGAGAACGACTGGGGGCGTTATTTTATCCAGGTAACTGATCTGGATGGAGGTCACACAACGGGTGAGACGGTGTTAATTGATTGGCCTTATTGGTCTGCCAAAACGAAAAACACGGATGCTACTAATGCGCATATGCTTGTTTTTTCTGCTGATAAAACAAGTTATCATGTGGGTGACAAAATGAAAGTTTCTTTTCCCTCAAGCGAAGGTGGTCGCGCATTGGTGTCTATTGAAAATGGTTCGGAGGTGATCGACACCCGTTGGGTGGAAACAACAAAGGGTGAAACACAATTGGAGATTCCGGTAACAGAAGGAATGGCTCCCAATGTATATATTCATGTGTCCTTATTGCAGCCACATGCTTCCACGTTAAACGATGCGCCGATCAGAATGTATGGTATTATTCCAATAGAAGTGCTGGATACCCAGACGGTATTGGAACCTGTATTAGCTATGCCCGATGTATTGCGGCCCGAACAGACGGTGAATATACAGGTGAAAGAGAAAAAAGGACGGAAGATGACTTATACGCTCGCCATAGTAGACGAGGGACTGCTCGATCTGACCCGTTTTAAAACGCCCAATGCCTGGGATAAGTTTTACTCGAAGGAAGCCTTGGGTGTCAGAACCTGGGATGTATACAATGACGTAATTGGTGCTTATGGTGGCAAAATAAACCAAGTATTTAGTATTGGAGGTGATGAGGATGTCGGCGGCGGCGAGGCCAAAAATGCCGATCGCTTTAAACCTGTGGTAATTTATTTAGGGCCCTTTAGTCTTCCAAAGAACGGGAATAATAACCATAAGATAAAAATACCAAACTATATAGGTTCCGTACGTACTATGGTCGTGGCAGGTGATGCGGAGCAAAGTGCTTACGGCAAGGCAGAAAAAGCGACTCCGGTGAGAGCGCCCCTCATGGTTCTGGCGTCACTCCCCAGAAAAGTGTCACCCTCAGAAAAGGTGACCTTGCCGGTCACTATTTTTGCTATGGAAAACCATGTGAAAAATGCTCAGGTACAGGTTAAAACAAGTGGAGGAATAAAAGTTGCAGGTAGCACAAGTCAGTCGGTCAGTTTTACACAGCCTGATGAAAAGATGCTGTATTTTGACCTTGAGATCGGAAATAATACGGGTGTCGGTAAAATAGAGGTCTTGGCCACGGCTGGCAATGAGAAAGCTTCGTATCCTGTTGAGATTGCTATTACTAATCCCAACCCGATAACGAACGACTATAAAGAACTAGTGTTAAAGGCAAATGAAGAACAGACAATAGCTTGGGAAACTTTTGGCGTGAATGGCACTAACCAAGCCTCTTTGGAAGTGTCATCATTTCCCTCAATTAATTTGAACAGTCGGCTGAACTATCTCATACAATATCCGCATGGTTGTTTGGAACAAACGATATCGAGCGTTTTTCCGCAATTGTATTTAGGCGAAATTGTCGATTTGGATAAAAGAAGGCAGCAGACTATTCAGCAACACGTAACAGAAGGTATTAACAAACTGGCGCATTATCAGCTTACCAATGGTGGTTTTGCTTATTGGCCAGGGCAGTCTGCCGCGGATGACTGGTCTACTTCCTATGCCGGACATTTTCTGCTGGAAGCTGCAGCGAAAGGTTATGTTCTTCCTTCCGATTTTAAAAATAAATGGATAGCCTATCAGCAAAGAGCATCCAAACAGTGGCGCATTGAAACGCACCGTGGTAGTGATTTTGCACAGGCTTATCGTCTATATACGCTTGCTGTAGCAGGTGCTCCAGATTTGGCCTCGATGAACAGATTACGTGAAACCGTTGGGATCTCAAATGAAGCTCGACTTCGATTAGCGGCTGCCTATGCTTTGGCAGGCCAAAAGAAGGCAGGTAATGACCTACTTGGCCAGAGTAGTATAGATAATACCAATAGCGCTTATCATGCTTTCTATTACGGCTCTCGGGAACGCAATCGGGCTATGGTTTTAGAGACTTTGATATTGTTAGGACAAAGCGCTAAAGCTTTTCCTTTAGCAACACAAGTTGCAAGAGATCTCTCTTCGGGTAATTGGATGAGTACCCAAACTACGGCGTATAGTCTCTACGCTATGGCAAAGTTTGCAAAAGTAAATGGCGGGGAAGGTATAAATGCATCATATAGCTATAAGGGAACACAGGAACAGCTAAAGAGTGAAAAAGCTTTTGCAGATCGTAAATTGGACGTCAAAGCGGGAGCAAATAGTCTGGTCATCAAAAATAACGACAAAAACTCGTTGTATGTCCGGCTACTTAATAGCGGCGTGCTGCCTGTTGGAGAAGAACAGGTGGTACAACGTAATTTGCAAGCGAACTTGCGATTTCAGGATAGAAAAGGAAATGCTATTGATATAACGGCTCTACCTCAGGGAACAGAATTCGTGGCAGAAGTTACCATTAAAAATCAGCGTTTAGACCGTGTAGAAAATATTGCATTAATGCAAATTTTACCTTCGGGTTGGGAAATCGTAAATACCCGATATACGGATTACGGTGCTTTCGGACAAAATAAGGCAGATTATATTGATATTAGAGATGATCGAACCTCCTTTTATTTTCATTTAAATGGTAGTGAAGCCCGTACATTTAAATTGTTGCTGAATGCTTCTTATCCAGGTAAATATTACTTGCCGGGAATACAATGCGAGGCCATGTACGATCATTCGTACCTCGTGAGAACGAAAGGACAATGGATATCGGTTGTCAAATGA
- a CDS encoding DoxX family protein, whose amino-acid sequence MNLIHRVEHWGDTHHPRWLDVLRIILGIAIFAKGVSFIADTDAVAKLVERTHFQLSTWSVVHYIAFAHLVGGILITLGLLTRVAVAFQLPILIGAVFFVNITSEFTFLNSEFWVSLIVLVLLIVFFIVGSGPYSMDHTMRKPGSKRWF is encoded by the coding sequence ATGAACCTGATTCACAGGGTAGAGCATTGGGGAGATACGCATCATCCCCGCTGGCTTGACGTTTTAAGGATTATTTTGGGCATTGCCATTTTTGCCAAAGGCGTTAGCTTTATAGCAGATACAGACGCGGTTGCTAAGCTTGTAGAGCGTACGCACTTTCAGTTATCTACATGGTCTGTGGTACATTACATTGCTTTTGCACACCTGGTTGGAGGAATTTTGATTACATTGGGATTGCTTACGAGGGTAGCGGTTGCCTTCCAGTTGCCCATATTGATCGGTGCTGTTTTTTTTGTAAACATAACCAGCGAATTCACTTTTCTTAATTCAGAATTTTGGGTGTCTTTAATTGTGCTGGTTCTATTGATAGTTTTTTTCATTGTGGGCTCCGGACCGTACTCCATGGACCATACGATGCGAAAACCCGGATCGAAAAGATGGTTTTAA